The window TTTCTCTGCGTGGATTTCGAGAGATTGTCAGTCTTTTGAGATCATTTCCTTTCATGCAATTCTAGGTCTACCTTATCCAATTAACAAAATATCGTCAATCATGTTTTTTGCATCTACCGAAGGGGTGCGTTGGGAGGTCTATGTAAGACATGACCAGTCCATATCAACTGATGTTACCTCAGCTTATCCTTTGTCTGTGCTACTTGCACCTTCTATCGAATGTGATCATTTCTAATCTTGCGCAATCTTGTATGATCATACACCCATCTTACTATCTGCATTCTAGTCTTACTATCCATCTTAATAGAATGCGAGCAGTTCTAATCTAGTCTAATCTTGTGGATCTTAGAGTCTCAACATTTACTCCAATCTAAGAATGCTGGTCTTATATCAATCCTGTCGCACTCCTCCATTTCACCAACTTATTATTGTTTTGTGTCACATATTCCTAGTCCCCTACCATTCCATTTTCTTGGAATGTCAGCAAGAATGAAGAAACTTTGAAGAATGAAGAACATACAGAAGCATACTTTTTTGTGAATAATCGATCAACTAAATATAACAAAGCAGAAAACAAAAAGTATGTGAAAGTATCTAGAAGGAAGAACGAACTAAATGTTTCTTACATGGATCACTAAAACTGGGCAGCTGACTTTTTGTATTTTGTCTATATTCTGCAAAAGGAAAGAAATTTGTCAGCATGATACTTCGTCATAATTAATCAACCAGGAGAAAACGAGGAAAAAAGAAATACTTACTTTGAAAATGTCAAACCAGAATGTCATCTTTACAGGATATAGAACTCGTATTCCTGAAAGTATAGCACTATGAAGAACAATGGCTCTTAACCTCTGTAAGCGAGATGCCAAGTGTAGTGTTGGCCCGCTGCCAACAGATTGTCCGTACAAAATAATATCCTCCTGCTTAATGCCGTATTCGCTCTTCAAACAATTATAGACAGCTTCAATGTCATAGTACGTATTGAACTCCGATGGCTGATACAAGTAAACTGACATCAATAtgtgaagattggaacaagtagACCAAAACTTAGAAGGCAACAGGATCAATGACTTGATGCCAATTGCTGGCTAATCAGAAGTTAGAAATGAAAGTTAGCATTATAATTTCCTTACCTTACCCGATGATCCGCCATATCCCGAATAATCATAGCTGCAATCCAGCATGCAAACAATGACATCAGTGCCAAAGAAAAAAGGAGATTATAACAGTAGAACTTTCAGGAATTGTAATTGCATGATGATACAGTATTAATAGAACTACAAAATTCTTGTAAGTTTAGGAAAGACAGATTAACAAGTTCAGAAACAGCGGGTCCAAAATCCTAACACCAAACAAGGGCAGGATATTACTAAGATATTATTGAAATTACTAAATCAGATTTGAGCATTTACTCAATAAGATGAATTAGAACAACAAACCAATTCACCAccagcaacaacaacaagaaacccagtgtaatcccacaaatggggtctggggagggtagcgtGTACACAGCCTTACCCCGACCTTGTgaaagtagagaggttgtttccaacaAACCAAttcaccaaaataaaaaataaaacaaacctACTGAAATTTCATCCCTTCCCCAACTGGATATCAAGAAAATACTTAATCATATAAAGTATCATATACGAAATTACATCAAGAACACACTAGACAGTACCAATATACACAAAAACATGATAAAGATCAAAACTTTGAAATAACCACTAACAATACCaataaaaaaacaagaaaaacccATGTAATCAATTATTCTAAAACACACCCCAACCCccaactcccccccccccaaaaaaaaaaaaaaaacccaccacaaaatggaaaagaaaacaCATAATTACACAAAGTATTATACAGAGAATTACAACAAGAACATATTAGACAGAACCAATGTACACAAAACAAAGTAAAGATCAAAACTTTGGAACAACCATTAACAAtaccaaaaaaaacaaagaaaacccaTGTAATCAATTACTCTAAAACACCccataaaccaaaaaaaaaacacacacacaaagaACATATTAGGCAGAAGCAATATACAAAAAAAACATGGTAAACATCAAAACTTTGAAACAACCATTATCAATACCATCAAGACCAAGCACAACCCATAAAATCATTATCTTAAAACACCCACAACACCCCCCCCCTCACAaccacccaaaaaaaaaacccCACACCACAAAACAATAAGGAAAATTAAAAACTCAAGCTCATACATGGAACATACAACAAAAACATTATAAAGATTAAAAATTTGGAACAACCATTAACAATACTATCAAAAAACAAGCAAACCCCATGAAATTAATCATTCTTAAACACTCCTACAAAcaaaacacacacacagacaCAATAAAGGGCAGCCCCGTGCACTAACTTCCGCTATGGTCCGGAAAAGGGCGGACCACAACTTACCTGCATTTCTGCAaggaggctgtttccacggctcaaacCCGTGACCTGGTCAAGAGGCTATTTTCACAGCTCGAACCCGTTACTGGTCAAGAGGCTATTTACACGGCTCGAACTCATGACCTCAGGAAGCAATAATTTTACCatttacgccaaggctccccttcccaAAACCAATGCGCGCACACACAATGATGTAAATAAATAAGAGAAGAATATGACCAAGAAAAAAAGGAATTTAACATACCACATAATATTAACACGGAGGTGAGCTCTAAGCTCAACAAAAAGATCAACCATTTGTCCCAAATCAGCAGCATTTCCATGAGAATAAAGAAGAGTAAATCTCCCATTTGGGTGTTTCCAAAAAGTGGCTACAATTTTATTACCACCTTTTGTATCCAATAAATGAACATTCACATTCTTATCAGCTGTTATTCCACTAAAACAAAGCCTACtactttcttcttcatctttaaaTACTTCATATGTTGGTGGGTCTGGTGGAAAAAATGCAAATTTTGCAGCTACACTTGCTGTTACATTCCCCATTATCAAAAACCCAACAACCTAAATTTGACAATAAAATCATTCAATATATATTTAAGCCATGAATTTGGCAAAAGCATCAATCTTTTTTGCAAGAAAATATGGGAGAGAAAGTTCTTGgtctatttttttgtatatataaaaaaatatttttttttttgggttttgttttgttgttgtttttgagtGGTTTGTTGAGAAAGATCCGAT is drawn from Nicotiana tabacum cultivar K326 chromosome 9, ASM71507v2, whole genome shotgun sequence and contains these coding sequences:
- the LOC107776253 gene encoding uncharacterized protein LOC107776253, coding for MGNVTASVAAKFAFFPPDPPTYEVFKDEEESSRLCFSGITADKNVNVHLLDTKGGNKIVATFWKHPNGRFTLLYSHGNAADLGQMVDLFVELRAHLRVNIMCYDYSGYGGSSGKPSEFNTYYDIEAVYNCLKSEYGIKQEDIILYGQSVGSGPTLHLASRLQRLRAIVLHSAILSGIRVLYPVKMTFWFDIFKNIDKIQKVSCPVLVIHGTADEVVDFSHGKRLWELAKEKYDPLWVEGGGHCNLETFPEYIKHLRKFVNAMEKHSFSKRNKARLSQAPSITESKHNRCLRFGKR